A window of the Solidesulfovibrio fructosivorans JJ] genome harbors these coding sequences:
- a CDS encoding HEAT repeat domain-containing protein: MPQFYCPHCWYGLLDGIAIYPSCGREIKQCCEGKAFVEKLIAALRHPEFTTPILAALLWGKLKDQRTVASLASLAATSEDVFIAQAAVHALGEIKTPKAMAFLHSIRDTRLQWSAPR; this comes from the coding sequence ATGCCTCAATTTTATTGTCCGCATTGCTGGTATGGACTTCTGGACGGCATTGCCATATATCCGTCCTGTGGCAGAGAAATCAAGCAATGTTGTGAGGGCAAGGCCTTCGTGGAGAAGCTTATAGCAGCATTACGGCATCCAGAGTTTACCACTCCCATTCTGGCTGCCCTGCTTTGGGGCAAGCTCAAAGACCAGCGAACGGTCGCCTCTCTCGCCTCTTTGGCAGCAACCTCGGAGGACGTCTTTATCGCCCAAGCCGCCGTGCATGCCCTGGGAGAGATCAAGACGCCGAAAGCCATGGCGTTCTTGCACTCGATCCGGGACACCAGGCTGCAATGGTCCGCGCCGAGGTAA
- a CDS encoding DUF4365 domain-containing protein, whose amino-acid sequence MPSRPIQHQLEDLSRTKFKITLPCEWVFRDKYNDYGIDGEVEIFDKDGKSTGLLFFVQLKATQSANKKLVKTVKFNVDTLNYYRSLPVPVLIARYDATNDCFLTMWAHEIDLFYAIKAQKSISVRFREGSEWEVQDKQNIVFFLEKHRALAKQNLPIPIPTIVTIDKKSTFIINNYTLKGDIINKLAEHNDIIKTTHDHHEALIDILINAEQVIVRVLGDPRCTFQYTPPEDKILLVEEITDLILIGIAGAIAQREMNDLAAKIIFSGNISEKVSRNLNILQLFLPHLLRSSYYDSALKLISSVLQDDKSCILEFITHTCILISLNRTNEKQASAIESFLFNCAEISKTIDKQKYGTNLYNIGNFYRSKHLPRKAIKFYLRARKFQPAYYKQGYFFAELGGLFFHINKFKISASFYKKALEIESKKDWIPLYADALMFCGNYQESLNTLDPYINSEKNCADEWVLKNFFLDNIVNNFKVKSQDRNENLANKLADIRLSEKDELRKKLESSLESDFLCALAWYNIAQNHYREADIYSAAVSFIFSSLLSRTDVEGWVNAVSCLLNIKKHDGLIIHTIKTAYAINRESFRSSLYSRLEESCVDSSSIIDALEAIITTCATDKEDAELRIPDEAGKMNDILGLIKKE is encoded by the coding sequence ATGCCAAGTCGCCCTATCCAACACCAACTAGAAGATCTTTCAAGAACAAAATTCAAGATTACCCTTCCATGCGAATGGGTCTTTCGAGATAAATATAATGATTATGGTATTGATGGCGAAGTCGAGATTTTCGACAAAGACGGTAAATCAACTGGATTATTATTCTTTGTACAGCTTAAAGCAACTCAATCCGCTAATAAAAAACTTGTCAAAACAGTTAAATTCAATGTCGACACATTAAACTACTATCGCTCACTCCCAGTCCCTGTGCTGATCGCTCGATACGACGCGACGAATGATTGTTTTTTAACAATGTGGGCTCACGAAATTGATTTATTTTATGCCATCAAGGCCCAAAAATCAATATCCGTAAGATTCAGAGAAGGGAGTGAATGGGAAGTTCAAGACAAACAAAACATTGTATTTTTTTTAGAAAAACACAGAGCTCTCGCAAAGCAAAATTTACCAATTCCAATCCCGACCATTGTTACAATAGATAAAAAATCTACATTTATAATCAACAATTACACACTCAAAGGTGATATCATCAACAAGCTCGCAGAGCACAATGACATAATCAAGACAACACATGACCATCATGAAGCATTGATCGACATATTGATAAACGCTGAACAAGTTATAGTGCGCGTACTAGGCGATCCACGCTGCACATTCCAATATACGCCGCCAGAAGATAAAATTCTTCTTGTCGAAGAGATAACTGATCTTATCTTAATAGGAATCGCTGGAGCTATAGCCCAGAGAGAAATGAATGATTTAGCTGCTAAAATTATTTTTTCGGGAAACATTAGCGAGAAGGTGTCGAGGAATCTCAATATTTTGCAATTATTTTTGCCTCATCTTCTTAGATCATCTTACTATGACAGCGCGCTAAAATTAATTTCATCGGTCTTACAGGACGACAAATCATGCATTTTGGAATTCATTACCCATACATGCATTTTAATTTCTTTAAATCGTACAAATGAAAAGCAAGCGTCAGCAATTGAATCTTTTTTATTTAATTGTGCAGAAATAAGCAAAACCATCGACAAACAAAAATATGGAACAAATTTATACAACATTGGAAACTTCTACAGAAGCAAGCATTTACCTCGAAAAGCCATTAAATTTTATCTTAGGGCACGGAAATTTCAACCAGCCTACTATAAGCAGGGATATTTTTTTGCAGAACTTGGTGGACTTTTTTTCCATATTAATAAATTTAAAATATCCGCGTCATTCTATAAAAAAGCCCTTGAGATTGAGTCGAAAAAAGATTGGATACCTCTTTATGCTGACGCGCTTATGTTTTGCGGCAACTACCAAGAATCTCTCAACACCTTAGATCCTTACATCAATTCTGAAAAGAACTGTGCGGACGAGTGGGTATTAAAGAATTTCTTTTTAGACAATATCGTAAATAATTTCAAAGTAAAATCACAAGACAGGAATGAGAACCTAGCCAACAAACTTGCCGATATAAGATTGTCAGAAAAAGATGAACTTAGAAAAAAACTTGAAAGTTCGCTTGAATCTGACTTTTTATGCGCTCTCGCCTGGTACAATATCGCACAAAATCACTACCGTGAAGCTGATATTTATAGCGCGGCTGTTTCATTTATATTTTCTTCATTGCTGAGTAGAACTGATGTCGAAGGATGGGTAAATGCTGTATCCTGCCTTCTTAATATCAAAAAACATGACGGCTTAATCATCCACACGATAAAAACAGCATACGCTATAAATAGAGAGTCGTTTCGATCATCACTTTATTCTCGACTAGAAGAAAGCTGTGTCGATAGTTCAAGTATTATTGATGCATTAGAAGCTATCATTACAACATGCGCCACTGACAAAGAAGATGCAGAACTTAGAATTCCAGATGAAGCAGGAAAAATGAATGATATTCTAGGTCTTATTAAAAAAGAATAG
- a CDS encoding helix-turn-helix domain-containing protein, giving the protein MDSVQDLFGKKIKSIRRARDITQEKLADLSGLSLQYIGEIERGRRNPSLTSIEQLAKALDIPMAELFSLEEFRLAPEELRAILIRQIETADEDRLRTFFSMAQTLFR; this is encoded by the coding sequence ATGGACAGCGTACAAGACCTTTTCGGGAAGAAAATCAAATCGATACGTCGCGCCAGAGACATCACCCAGGAAAAGCTGGCGGACCTGTCCGGTCTATCCCTCCAGTACATTGGAGAGATCGAACGTGGCCGGCGTAATCCGTCCCTGACCAGCATCGAGCAGCTGGCCAAGGCCCTGGACATTCCTATGGCGGAACTGTTCAGTCTGGAGGAATTCCGGTTGGCACCGGAGGAGCTACGAGCGATCCTGATCCGGCAGATCGAAACAGCGGATGAAGATCGGTTGCGTACCTTTTTCAGCATGGCCCAGACCCTTTTTCGGTAG
- a CDS encoding AAA family ATPase: MDSTWNEICRLVQQADQLDADGRLTIFAFLAQTLSLIPLRDGFPTPAEIEEHGSLAKAAKKYKAPAEKGWNRWCHEKRPFDRTDFSTDRAGVACGPASGVLVLDVDNPRLFDAWMQEKHPDEPLPMTLKVRTGGHGERFHYYFQYPSGDEQYFCRSVKGIFDIRGIGGQVLCPGSLHPETRKPYVFAEIVPIAPAPFWLLEMSKKSDGGKKDDDEQSPPDRINEKQILEIAPLDHFLSNLNLSDDTKQKILTTFLQGQRSEPSWSVLLGLINADVDESTIRAIYQSYPIGEKARGNPKWFEREIQRAKQTIAQNPIGVDMQLGFSSGANSSSHDSEYGIVNAYDVLTAQTSFEFLIDNFWPKDEPLLVTGYGGAGKSVLTLQIAMDLVFPPANGFLDKFKVLHGGHRVLFVQSENSLVGMRRRLELIRGAYAIPDDVIQQKLFFLGRRKDIRASGDIDSKQFQDIIKKQHGVIGFDILIVDPLISFHNKDENSNDEMRRLLDNFSEFCESLKVSPLIIHHHGKFKQERGVGGGRGASAIGDWSPNTWELEYKEKDKKFKFIHKKARNFMLNDDVVLEMRNLRFSPLTSPGQSSQSFSQVQKNIACVIQAITNLGGHAKTQVELKTEVVKVFNAIDPNEQIKLATARNYILAAVNGKHIKEAATGGYSL; this comes from the coding sequence ATGGACTCCACCTGGAACGAAATTTGCCGACTGGTCCAGCAGGCCGATCAGCTTGACGCTGACGGTCGACTCACGATTTTTGCGTTTCTGGCCCAGACACTTTCCCTCATCCCCCTCCGTGACGGATTTCCGACCCCAGCAGAGATCGAGGAGCACGGTTCGCTGGCCAAAGCGGCCAAGAAGTACAAAGCTCCGGCCGAGAAAGGTTGGAATCGGTGGTGTCACGAGAAGCGGCCCTTTGACCGAACGGATTTCAGCACCGACCGCGCGGGTGTAGCCTGTGGCCCAGCCAGTGGTGTCCTGGTGCTCGATGTCGATAATCCGCGTCTCTTTGACGCATGGATGCAAGAGAAGCATCCAGATGAGCCGCTACCCATGACCTTGAAGGTGAGAACTGGCGGTCACGGTGAACGATTTCATTACTATTTCCAGTATCCCTCCGGGGATGAACAATATTTTTGCCGTTCAGTAAAGGGAATCTTCGACATCCGTGGCATCGGTGGCCAAGTTCTTTGTCCCGGTTCGTTGCATCCAGAGACGCGAAAGCCCTATGTCTTTGCTGAAATTGTACCGATTGCCCCTGCGCCGTTTTGGCTTTTAGAGATGAGCAAAAAGTCCGATGGCGGCAAGAAAGATGACGACGAACAGAGTCCTCCCGACAGGATAAACGAGAAACAGATTCTGGAGATTGCTCCTCTAGACCATTTTTTGTCGAATTTGAATTTGTCAGATGATACGAAACAGAAAATCCTTACCACATTTCTTCAAGGACAAAGGTCTGAACCATCTTGGTCCGTTCTTTTGGGATTGATCAATGCCGATGTCGATGAATCGACAATAAGAGCTATTTATCAAAGCTATCCCATTGGAGAAAAGGCAAGAGGAAATCCTAAGTGGTTTGAGCGTGAAATTCAACGAGCGAAGCAAACTATTGCCCAAAATCCTATAGGGGTTGATATGCAACTCGGTTTCTCCTCTGGAGCGAACAGTTCTTCTCATGATTCTGAGTATGGGATTGTCAATGCGTATGATGTGCTAACAGCGCAAACAAGCTTTGAGTTTCTTATAGACAATTTTTGGCCAAAAGATGAACCATTGCTGGTTACTGGATACGGTGGGGCTGGCAAGTCAGTCCTGACCTTGCAAATAGCAATGGATCTGGTTTTCCCCCCAGCCAATGGGTTCTTGGACAAATTTAAAGTGCTTCATGGCGGACATCGTGTTCTTTTTGTGCAATCCGAAAACTCTTTGGTTGGAATGAGACGAAGGCTCGAACTTATACGCGGCGCTTACGCTATCCCAGATGATGTTATTCAACAGAAGCTTTTCTTTCTCGGTAGAAGAAAGGACATTAGGGCTTCTGGTGATATCGATAGTAAACAGTTTCAAGATATAATCAAAAAACAGCATGGCGTGATAGGATTCGACATTCTCATCGTAGACCCGCTTATAAGTTTTCACAATAAGGATGAAAACTCAAATGACGAGATGCGTAGGCTTTTAGACAATTTTTCAGAATTCTGTGAAAGCCTCAAGGTCTCGCCGTTAATTATACACCACCATGGGAAATTTAAGCAAGAACGAGGCGTTGGTGGTGGGCGCGGTGCAAGTGCTATAGGTGATTGGTCTCCTAATACCTGGGAACTCGAATATAAAGAAAAAGACAAGAAATTCAAATTCATCCACAAAAAAGCCAGGAACTTTATGTTGAACGATGATGTTGTGCTTGAGATGCGAAATTTGAGATTTTCCCCATTAACGTCTCCAGGCCAATCTAGCCAGTCTTTTTCGCAAGTGCAGAAAAATATTGCTTGTGTCATTCAAGCTATAACTAACTTGGGTGGTCATGCGAAGACGCAGGTAGAGTTGAAAACAGAAGTCGTAAAAGTTTTTAACGCGATTGATCCTAATGAACAGATAAAGCTAGCTACAGCTCGGAATTACATACTCGCTGCCGTTAACGGGAAACATATCAAAGAAGCTGCAACAGGCGGCTATTCGTTGTGA
- a CDS encoding helix-turn-helix domain-containing protein codes for MPIASKFDAMKLRTMITEGKTAQQIMDAFDIPKTTLKNHLTKLMTLDEKFYKIEGMDARVASGSVKFSSTGLRLSPTLLANYGFSQGDEFKVSCLEEGKIVLEKKS; via the coding sequence ATGCCTATCGCATCGAAATTCGACGCTATGAAACTTCGCACCATGATCACCGAAGGAAAGACCGCTCAGCAAATCATGGATGCCTTCGATATCCCCAAGACCACCCTGAAAAATCATCTCACGAAGCTGATGACGCTGGATGAGAAGTTCTACAAGATCGAAGGGATGGATGCTCGTGTGGCATCTGGAAGCGTGAAGTTCTCCAGCACGGGACTCCGTCTGTCCCCGACACTCCTGGCCAACTACGGCTTCAGCCAGGGCGACGAGTTCAAGGTCTCCTGTCTGGAAGAGGGGAAAATTGTTTTGGAGAAGAAAAGCTGA
- a CDS encoding GAF domain-containing sensor histidine kinase — protein sequence MANFTYANNVKLILQTLSQQKENLQTGDKLRDLVNEVCRFFIPPFHGLVYGGRIVPQTGSDAGNDIYDFSAIQSSGTISDDAVGMITSKVSKLKWNILDEATKKHISEKILKNKFLFIARPISGVFSRSIGYVWAICNEKSATITEDCIEMSSSFISLFMHQILTQNALEMLGKPQASEIKSFEEGACFISEALLSALSCKAVIIWRLVVDAETGKIELQTIATAGEASGLGFSMEYGEGVAGKCAELSSEILIDDLLDKKELDLYDIKRLAQEKIVRSKKWGSAYFVPLEIKNKILGVVGCYVSRKSAFTSIECEVCRAFTQKFCVMIDSMQRNEEQELIKKRLIAASPIIEAGLLAMENMHDVLNTLLVVQDKIENIKRKYKKGESAHDIADRIVPLVDKASTMLNITVRQGKIDQLNLSKIDIKSIINSVVLDLQDLMNNHKIIIDCSVKTQKIYADELKIRRVFWNLFDNSIYFLKQRFKRERRKIKISSELKSDRVIIIFEDNGRGIQDSVKPHIFKFLFSTKGEFGSGLGLAICETIIQAHRGRIWVDSIFGQYAKFFVELPLNYFSCKG from the coding sequence ATGGCAAATTTTACGTATGCAAATAATGTAAAGTTGATACTCCAAACTTTATCACAACAAAAAGAAAATCTTCAAACTGGAGACAAACTACGTGATTTGGTAAATGAGGTTTGTAGATTTTTTATCCCGCCATTTCATGGATTAGTTTATGGTGGGAGGATAGTCCCACAGACTGGATCAGATGCAGGGAATGATATTTATGATTTTTCCGCAATACAATCAAGCGGAACTATATCTGATGATGCAGTTGGGATGATAACATCAAAAGTATCAAAACTTAAATGGAATATACTCGACGAAGCTACAAAAAAACATATTAGTGAAAAAATCTTAAAAAATAAATTTTTATTTATAGCGAGACCTATTTCAGGAGTCTTTAGTAGATCGATTGGATATGTTTGGGCTATATGTAATGAAAAAAGTGCTACAATTACAGAAGATTGTATTGAAATGTCATCGTCTTTTATTTCACTGTTCATGCATCAAATATTAACGCAGAATGCCTTGGAAATGCTTGGGAAGCCACAAGCTAGCGAAATTAAATCGTTTGAAGAGGGAGCTTGTTTTATCTCTGAAGCATTACTTTCGGCGTTGTCATGCAAAGCTGTAATTATTTGGCGGCTTGTAGTTGATGCTGAAACTGGAAAAATTGAGCTCCAAACTATTGCGACCGCAGGAGAAGCCTCCGGATTAGGTTTTAGTATGGAATATGGGGAGGGGGTTGCGGGGAAATGTGCAGAATTAAGTTCTGAAATACTGATTGATGATTTGTTGGATAAAAAAGAATTAGATTTATATGATATTAAACGCTTAGCACAAGAAAAAATTGTTCGATCAAAAAAATGGGGATCAGCATATTTTGTCCCGCTCGAAATTAAAAATAAGATATTGGGCGTTGTTGGTTGTTACGTAAGTCGTAAAAGTGCTTTTACATCTATTGAATGTGAAGTCTGTCGAGCGTTCACTCAAAAATTTTGTGTTATGATAGACAGTATGCAGAGAAATGAAGAACAAGAATTGATAAAAAAACGACTCATTGCAGCTTCTCCAATCATTGAAGCAGGTCTTCTTGCAATGGAAAACATGCATGATGTTTTGAATACATTGCTTGTCGTGCAGGATAAAATCGAAAATATTAAACGAAAATACAAAAAAGGTGAATCTGCTCACGATATTGCAGATAGAATTGTACCCCTTGTTGACAAAGCTTCAACAATGTTAAATATTACCGTAAGACAAGGGAAAATAGATCAGCTTAATTTATCTAAGATTGACATAAAAAGTATCATTAATTCTGTCGTATTAGATTTGCAGGATTTGATGAATAACCACAAAATCATAATTGATTGTAGTGTAAAAACACAAAAAATTTATGCAGATGAGCTAAAAATAAGGCGTGTTTTTTGGAATTTGTTTGACAACTCAATATATTTTTTGAAACAAAGATTCAAACGTGAAAGGCGAAAAATAAAAATATCCTCAGAGTTAAAAAGTGATAGAGTTATTATTATATTTGAAGACAATGGGCGTGGCATTCAAGACTCAGTAAAACCACATATTTTTAAATTTCTATTTTCAACCAAAGGCGAATTCGGTTCAGGCTTGGGGCTTGCTATATGTGAAACAATCATACAGGCACATCGCGGTCGAATTTGGGTCGATTCAATTTTTGGTCAGTACGCAAAATTTTTTGTTGAGCTTCCTTTGAATTATTTTAGCTGTAAAGGATAA
- a CDS encoding ATP-binding protein, with product MSGIDLKSLPFVLEFRLSGDEDADKRVLRLVRLLPGFHSKGEEKGVVQLPMRLAEADVFRDVLLDLVALVKDQPGSTLHLGEALLSGEDLEHALIILDCTTAHDMAPDAVAYCRSQQGYDWGCLYLRHVRPFLSEDGKLDREALKKRLREAASERHLALCPYFNAPRVDDAVAHEPEKDAGPPASWLKNKELSLSHAVRMAASSANPAPDTEHAIPVTTYADVGGLDKVIRILRETVELPLKHPEVLRHLGISPPRGVLLYGPPGCGKTLLARAVAHESGARFFSVSGPELITKWHGESEENLRNLFDEAQKSQPAVVFFDEIDAIAQARSSDESLRLDSRFTTQLLTILDGIHDLGRVAVLATTNRMDLLDQALLRPGRFDRLIEIPPPDRDGCRKILHIHVQKLPLAKDVDLEAIIEDLVGASGADIAYVVREAAYASLRRAFDLNALLEESVPMSEDRLRLIVVMAEDLNEGLKKMRDRNITIKETEAARTGRKIVERGS from the coding sequence ATGTCAGGCATTGATCTCAAGAGCCTTCCGTTTGTTCTCGAATTTCGCCTAAGCGGAGACGAAGACGCGGATAAGCGTGTGTTGCGACTAGTGCGCCTCCTACCCGGCTTTCACTCAAAGGGGGAGGAAAAAGGCGTCGTCCAACTGCCTATGCGTCTGGCCGAGGCGGATGTATTTCGGGATGTGCTGCTCGACCTGGTGGCCTTGGTCAAGGACCAGCCAGGATCGACCCTCCATCTGGGCGAAGCGCTCCTGTCCGGAGAGGATCTCGAGCACGCCTTGATTATCCTGGATTGCACTACGGCCCACGACATGGCGCCAGACGCCGTAGCCTATTGCCGGTCGCAGCAAGGCTACGATTGGGGCTGTCTCTACCTGCGGCATGTCCGGCCTTTTCTCAGCGAAGATGGAAAGTTGGACCGGGAGGCCTTAAAAAAGCGTCTTCGGGAAGCTGCGTCCGAACGGCACCTTGCTCTTTGCCCGTACTTCAATGCCCCAAGAGTGGATGATGCCGTTGCTCATGAGCCTGAGAAGGATGCAGGCCCACCAGCGTCCTGGCTCAAAAACAAAGAACTTAGCCTAAGTCATGCGGTCCGCATGGCCGCATCTTCAGCAAACCCTGCACCTGATACCGAACATGCGATTCCGGTCACGACTTACGCTGACGTCGGTGGTTTGGACAAAGTCATACGAATTCTGCGGGAAACCGTCGAGCTTCCGCTTAAGCACCCGGAAGTGTTACGCCACCTTGGCATATCGCCCCCGCGTGGAGTGTTGCTCTATGGACCGCCGGGGTGCGGCAAGACGTTGCTGGCCCGGGCCGTGGCCCACGAGTCTGGCGCTCGCTTTTTTTCGGTCAGTGGGCCGGAGCTTATCACCAAATGGCACGGCGAATCGGAGGAGAACCTCCGCAACCTCTTCGATGAAGCGCAGAAGAGCCAGCCAGCCGTTGTTTTTTTCGATGAAATTGACGCCATCGCCCAAGCACGCTCTTCCGATGAAAGTCTACGTCTCGACAGCCGGTTTACGACCCAGCTCCTCACCATTCTGGACGGCATCCATGACCTTGGGCGGGTAGCCGTTTTGGCCACCACGAACAGAATGGACCTCCTAGACCAGGCCCTGTTGCGTCCTGGCCGCTTCGACCGGCTTATCGAAATTCCACCGCCTGACCGTGATGGTTGCCGCAAGATCCTCCATATCCACGTCCAAAAGCTTCCGCTGGCCAAGGATGTCGATTTGGAGGCAATTATCGAAGATCTTGTCGGAGCGTCCGGGGCTGACATCGCTTATGTGGTCAGGGAGGCGGCCTATGCAAGTCTCAGGCGGGCCTTTGATTTGAATGCCTTGCTTGAGGAAAGCGTTCCCATGTCCGAGGACCGGCTGCGGCTCATCGTGGTAATGGCCGAGGATCTTAACGAGGGCCTTAAGAAAATGCGTGACAGAAATATAACCATCAAAGAGACAGAAGCTGCCAGAACAGGAAGAAAAATTGTCGAGCGCGGTTCATGA
- a CDS encoding tyrosine-type recombinase/integrase yields MGVYQRDSRWMVYWHVNGKRHDKSFGRGDLAQAKAQVFDKAVQNAIEHGLTIPDPETATASVQVVKTVSTTDAPTGEVLGQKPVGITLLELGHRYLDHMRASGRTDKHIRNIERLLENQFVPVIGDKPVDSLTYQGDMVQFILHFKGVSGTTKKTRSQYTVNKYCDYLSFIFNFGIDNGLTKVNPLKNWKKPKVQPWDLKLTLDDAKKIMACAEPHLRWAMEVCFNLGTRPGESELLSLRWENIDFTAGTVRIYATKTKTYRTVPINPSFLKRLEEEKASSQSEYVIEYMGRKLTTIRKAFKHACQRAGITYPTRMYDLRHLFATTLLSRGADLAAVSKMMGHSTVKLTADTYYHYMEGEKERAVRLLPGLAV; encoded by the coding sequence ATGGGTGTCTATCAACGTGATAGCCGTTGGATGGTCTATTGGCATGTCAACGGCAAAAGACACGACAAATCCTTTGGTCGTGGTGATCTTGCTCAGGCCAAAGCACAGGTTTTCGACAAAGCTGTCCAGAATGCCATCGAACATGGTTTAACGATTCCTGATCCTGAGACCGCGACGGCATCGGTCCAGGTGGTCAAGACCGTCAGCACGACGGATGCTCCCACGGGAGAAGTCCTCGGACAGAAACCTGTCGGAATCACCCTGCTCGAGCTTGGTCATCGGTATCTGGATCACATGCGTGCGTCGGGGCGGACGGATAAGCACATCCGCAACATCGAACGGTTGCTGGAGAACCAGTTCGTACCCGTGATCGGTGACAAGCCGGTCGACTCCCTGACCTACCAGGGCGACATGGTTCAGTTCATCCTTCACTTCAAAGGCGTCAGCGGCACCACCAAGAAGACCAGATCGCAATACACGGTCAATAAGTACTGTGATTATTTGAGTTTCATCTTCAACTTTGGCATCGACAATGGCTTGACCAAGGTCAACCCGCTGAAGAACTGGAAGAAACCGAAGGTGCAGCCCTGGGATTTGAAGCTGACCCTGGATGACGCGAAGAAGATCATGGCCTGCGCTGAACCGCACCTGAGATGGGCTATGGAGGTGTGTTTCAACCTGGGCACTCGACCGGGGGAATCGGAGCTCCTGTCACTACGTTGGGAGAACATCGATTTCACCGCCGGCACCGTACGTATCTACGCTACCAAAACCAAGACCTATCGGACGGTCCCGATCAATCCCTCCTTCCTGAAGCGTCTGGAGGAGGAGAAGGCATCGAGCCAGTCCGAGTATGTCATCGAGTATATGGGACGGAAGCTGACGACGATCCGAAAGGCATTCAAACATGCCTGTCAGCGAGCCGGAATCACCTACCCTACTCGTATGTACGATCTTCGGCACCTGTTTGCGACCACTCTGCTCAGCAGAGGTGCTGACCTGGCTGCTGTGTCCAAGATGATGGGGCATTCGACCGTGAAACTGACGGCGGATACCTACTACCACTACATGGAGGGAGAAAAGGAAAGAGCTGTCCGGCTGCTGCCGGGTTTAGCGGTTTAG
- a CDS encoding DUF6573 family protein, whose product MSNDKAFGNLIYSYTRAQAIADGVLIDVTDEAKAHGFKIPVAITDHLFHGYVAFVPKELNSQGQSVTGRLHDLLTLAMIAARTSKGTDRAYFKIAFLMAPGRTETVQIIAHIGPGDIAEPVLTIMLPEDD is encoded by the coding sequence ATGAGTAACGACAAAGCTTTTGGAAACCTCATCTACAGCTACACCAGGGCACAGGCCATCGCTGACGGTGTCCTTATCGACGTCACTGACGAGGCCAAAGCCCACGGTTTCAAAATCCCTGTCGCCATCACCGATCATCTTTTCCACGGCTATGTCGCTTTTGTTCCTAAAGAATTAAACTCTCAGGGACAAAGCGTGACTGGCCGGCTCCATGATCTGCTGACACTGGCGATGATCGCGGCCCGGACAAGCAAAGGGACCGACCGAGCGTACTTCAAAATCGCGTTTCTGATGGCACCAGGCAGGACAGAAACCGTCCAAATCATCGCCCATATCGGTCCCGGTGACATCGCTGAACCAGTCCTGACGATCATGCTGCCCGAGGACGACTGA
- a CDS encoding helix-turn-helix domain-containing protein has translation MPIASKFDAMKLRTMITEGKTAQQIMDAFDIPKTTLKNHLTKLMTLDEKFYKIEGMDARVASGSVKFSGTGLRLSPTLLANYGFKQGDEFKVSCLEEGKIVLEKK, from the coding sequence ATGCCTATCGCATCGAAATTTGACGCGATGAAACTTCGCACGATGATCACCGAAGGAAAGACCGCTCAGCAAATCATGGATGCCTTCGATATTCCCAAGACCACCCTGAAAAACCATCTCACGAAGCTTATGACGCTGGATGAGAAGTTTTACAAGATCGAAGGGATGGATGCTCGTGTGGCATCTGGGAGCGTGAAGTTTTCTGGTACGGGTCTCCGTCTGTCTCCGACGCTCCTGGCCAACTACGGGTTTAAGCAGGGGGATGAGTTCAAGGTCTCCTGCTTGGAAGAAGGAAAAATCGTGCTGGAAAAGAAGTAG